The Streptomyces europaeiscabiei genome window below encodes:
- a CDS encoding TetR/AcrR family transcriptional regulator: protein MGHREDLLEGAKRCLLAKGFARTTARDIVKESGTNLASIGYHYGSKDTLLAQAYVALVGDLSEAFDVEEPVTGGAEPGSVERFQEVWGNIIDTMRGPGSMWRLSMEIIVMGDQMPELRDHLALAQREAARGLIPMFMGGREEDATEQDVDTLGAFFVTLMTGLIAQWTFDPPSAPEADRLAEGLRRVMETAAKRGGAGGVRA from the coding sequence ATGGGACACCGTGAGGATCTGCTCGAAGGCGCCAAGCGCTGCCTGCTGGCGAAGGGGTTCGCGCGGACGACGGCGCGCGACATCGTCAAGGAGTCCGGGACGAACCTGGCGTCGATCGGCTACCACTACGGCTCGAAGGACACGTTGCTGGCGCAGGCGTACGTGGCCCTGGTCGGCGACCTGTCCGAGGCCTTCGACGTGGAGGAACCGGTGACGGGCGGTGCCGAGCCCGGGTCGGTCGAACGGTTCCAGGAGGTGTGGGGGAACATCATCGACACCATGCGGGGGCCCGGTTCGATGTGGCGGCTCAGCATGGAGATCATCGTCATGGGCGATCAGATGCCCGAGCTGCGGGACCACTTGGCGCTGGCGCAGCGGGAGGCCGCGCGGGGCCTGATCCCGATGTTCATGGGCGGCCGGGAGGAGGACGCCACGGAACAGGACGTGGACACCCTGGGCGCGTTCTTCGTGACCCTGATGACCGGGCTGATCGCCCAGTGGACCTTCGACCCGCCGAGCGCCCCCGAGGCCGACCGGCTCGCCGAGGGGCTCCGCCGGGTGATGGAGACCGCGGCGAAGCGCGGGGGTGCGGGGGGCGTCCGGGCCTAG
- a CDS encoding dipeptide/oligopeptide/nickel ABC transporter ATP-binding protein, which translates to MNRSDPLLDVRGLVVRYGTVTAVDQVSFAVEAGETLALNGPSGCGKSSTVAAVLQLRRPDGGEVRFEGSELTTLTDRELRPLRPRMQPVFQDPYGSLSPRHRIRDAVAEPLRVQGRWDATGPARVAELLDRVGLDPAYGDRFPHELSGGQCQRAGIARALASEPRLLVLDEPVSALDPSVRAGVLNLLADLQDELNLGYLFICHDRAVVRHFADRSIEMRAGRLVPA; encoded by the coding sequence ATGAACCGGAGTGACCCCCTGCTCGATGTGCGCGGCCTGGTCGTCCGCTACGGCACGGTCACCGCCGTCGACCAGGTGTCCTTCGCGGTGGAGGCGGGCGAGACCCTGGCCCTGAACGGCCCGTCGGGCTGCGGCAAGTCCTCCACGGTCGCCGCCGTGCTCCAGTTGCGCCGTCCGGACGGGGGCGAAGTCCGGTTCGAGGGAAGCGAGTTGACGACGCTCACCGACCGCGAACTGCGCCCGCTCCGCCCCCGTATGCAGCCGGTCTTCCAGGACCCGTACGGCTCGCTCAGCCCTCGCCACCGCATCCGGGACGCGGTGGCGGAACCCCTGCGCGTCCAGGGCCGCTGGGACGCGACGGGCCCCGCGCGGGTGGCCGAACTCCTCGACCGGGTCGGCCTGGACCCGGCCTACGGAGACCGCTTCCCGCACGAGCTGTCCGGCGGCCAGTGTCAACGCGCCGGTATCGCACGAGCGTTGGCCTCCGAGCCCCGCCTGCTGGTCCTCGACGAGCCGGTGTCCGCCCTCGACCCGTCCGTGCGGGCCGGGGTCCTCAACCTGCTCGCCGACCTCCAGGACGAGCTGAACCTGGGATACCTGTTCATCTGTCACGACCGCGCGGTCGTACGCCACTTCGCGGACCGCTCGATCGAGATGCGTGCCGGGAGGCTCGTACCGGCCTAG
- a CDS encoding serine/threonine-protein kinase, producing MNNATEVFQPLQADDPPQVAGYRLAARLGAGGMGRVYLSHTQGGRPVAIKVVRPELADDPAFRRRFGREIKAARRVRGAYTAELIDADPDGVPPWLATLYVPGPSLAEAVARRGPLPVPAVLWLMAGVAEALQAIHDEGIVHRDLKPSNVLLAADGPRVIDFGISLASGLTSNTATGTAVGTPQFMAPEQATGGDVTTATDVFALGQTAAFAALGVPLYGDGPSVSVLYRIVHSEPDLSVLPEQLRPMMARCLAVDPADRPTPAEVVEWCRQRLGRDADAGGGPAVWREVTGPEVSAPPPVPVPTPVHTMPLLAPPHPMGPAGWTGPTRQTGPMGPAERRVRRRRTALITAVAVSAGTLLLTGVAWTVKEGVDRYRDRSTASSSTPGAGGSTRSSASPSAPSGAGSGADAADSGTGDRTSKTATPSPTTPREPQPTANPGQLLTRENSLDIRKGDLRKDRKGDVRFTCEEIGCALESDTSVITMMYADPGATLDTCRIALTGAKSRSFTLAGAAAGSEFCVKHPSGDIALLVIQVKATALGDDGASFVTADMTLWRAA from the coding sequence TTGAACAACGCGACTGAGGTGTTCCAGCCGCTCCAGGCGGACGACCCTCCGCAGGTAGCCGGTTACCGCCTCGCCGCCCGGCTCGGCGCGGGTGGCATGGGACGGGTCTACCTGTCGCACACACAGGGCGGCCGGCCGGTGGCGATCAAGGTGGTCCGCCCGGAGCTGGCCGACGACCCGGCCTTCCGGCGGCGGTTCGGCCGGGAGATCAAGGCGGCCCGGCGGGTGCGGGGCGCGTACACCGCCGAGCTGATCGACGCCGACCCGGACGGCGTACCCCCCTGGCTGGCCACGCTGTACGTGCCCGGCCCCTCCCTGGCGGAGGCCGTCGCCCGGCGCGGGCCGCTTCCGGTGCCCGCGGTGCTGTGGCTGATGGCGGGGGTGGCCGAGGCGCTGCAGGCCATCCACGACGAGGGCATCGTGCATCGCGACCTGAAGCCGTCGAACGTGCTGCTGGCCGCCGATGGCCCCCGGGTGATCGACTTCGGTATCTCGCTGGCCTCCGGGCTCACCTCGAACACCGCCACGGGCACCGCGGTCGGCACGCCCCAGTTCATGGCTCCCGAGCAGGCGACCGGGGGTGACGTCACGACGGCCACCGACGTCTTCGCGCTGGGCCAGACCGCGGCGTTCGCGGCACTGGGCGTGCCGCTCTACGGGGACGGCCCCTCGGTCAGCGTGCTGTACCGGATCGTGCACTCGGAGCCCGACCTGTCCGTGCTGCCCGAGCAGCTCCGCCCGATGATGGCCCGGTGTCTCGCCGTCGACCCGGCGGACCGGCCCACCCCGGCGGAGGTCGTCGAGTGGTGCCGACAGCGACTGGGCCGGGATGCCGACGCGGGCGGCGGCCCGGCCGTCTGGCGGGAGGTCACGGGGCCGGAGGTCTCGGCTCCGCCGCCGGTCCCCGTCCCCACCCCGGTGCACACGATGCCGTTGCTCGCACCGCCGCACCCGATGGGGCCGGCGGGGTGGACAGGCCCGACGAGGCAGACGGGACCGATGGGACCGGCCGAGCGGCGGGTACGCCGCCGACGGACCGCGCTGATCACAGCCGTCGCCGTGAGCGCGGGCACGCTGCTGCTGACAGGCGTGGCATGGACGGTCAAGGAAGGGGTGGACCGGTACCGCGACCGGAGCACGGCCTCCTCCTCGACGCCCGGTGCGGGCGGGTCCACACGGTCCTCGGCGTCCCCGTCGGCCCCATCGGGTGCGGGCTCAGGGGCGGATGCGGCGGACTCGGGAACCGGTGACCGGACGTCGAAGACCGCGACCCCCTCCCCGACCACGCCCCGGGAACCTCAACCCACCGCCAATCCCGGGCAGTTACTGACCAGGGAGAACTCCCTCGACATCCGGAAGGGGGACCTGCGCAAGGACCGCAAGGGGGACGTCCGCTTCACCTGCGAGGAGATCGGCTGCGCGCTGGAGAGCGACACCAGCGTGATCACGATGATGTACGCCGATCCCGGCGCCACCCTGGACACGTGCCGTATCGCTCTCACCGGTGCCAAGAGCCGCAGCTTCACCCTCGCCGGGGCGGCGGCCGGCAGCGAGTTCTGCGTCAAGCACCCTTCCGGAGACATCGCCCTGCTGGTGATCCAGGTGAAGGCGACCGCGCTCGGGGACGACGGGGCAAGCTTCGTCACCGCGGACATGACGCTCTGGCGGGCGGCCTAA
- a CDS encoding helix-turn-helix transcriptional regulator yields the protein MIHAPFVGRDTEMARLRDVLDRAGQGEPRAVLVAGDAGVGKSRTLAEAAAYAVGKGTAVFTGHCVDLGDVGLPYLPFTEILGALAVDERFAPLLQAHPATARLLGGGADGGDRLQLFEGIAALLTDLAGTTPVLLVLEDLHWADQSSRDLLRFLLSRAVLQHPAPGAPAHRLAVFASYRADDLHRRHPLRPLLAELVRLPAVERLELRPMPDTEVARLVRSLRAEPLSEATVGRIVERAEGNAFYAEELLAATADEPGAVLPSGLADVLLIRIEQLPRAAQQVVRTAAVAGRRVGHDLLRDAVQLPEDELESALREAVGRQLLLPGEGSTYQFRHALTREAVYADLLPGERVRLHGVFAGLLARRGRAGESAERAHHSRESHDLADALTASVEAADHAHGIGAPAEELRHLEGALDLWSSVGAGARPRDLDTVTLTLRASSAAARAGDNHRAVSLTRAALAGAGPDADSELAARVRYTLAGDLMRVDSLKAAFRYSSEALEMIPAEPPSRTWVWAAATHVMAARYVGENEEAGRVASGALRVAERLELGDAQADLIISVVGLDPRSNRRTREGRARLRDARELARRAGNVPVEMRALFNLATGCFESGDPEECLTWLSEGLDRAGRTGLLSSPYPVEMRYLHSLCLYTLGRWDECARSAAHADRLPAAAGYAAGPALYVALARGDESAVERARALLDGPYDWMAGLVAGVALTEAAVLRHDPQAAVAQFRTSVAALSDESGSRPDVTVRLAALALGAVADAVAERRSAGDEDGVRGWAATGEELVEAARATAAVGEDGDEQGPEGLAWLARAEAEWARVRTGPDVGAWRRAVDAFAFGDPYERARCRLRLAEALLGAGARAEAVAEVRAVGETADRLGAVPLRAALDALVRRGRLAEASAEKDVPALTARESDVLRLLALGRTNRQIGDELFITGKTASVHVSNILAKLGAASRTEAVAIAYREGLITTGSPS from the coding sequence ATGATCCACGCGCCGTTCGTCGGGCGGGACACCGAGATGGCCCGCCTGAGGGACGTGCTGGACCGGGCCGGGCAGGGTGAACCCCGCGCCGTGCTCGTCGCGGGGGACGCGGGCGTGGGCAAGAGCCGCACGCTGGCGGAGGCGGCGGCGTACGCGGTGGGCAAGGGGACGGCCGTGTTCACCGGCCACTGCGTGGACCTCGGTGATGTAGGTCTGCCGTACCTGCCGTTCACCGAGATCCTCGGTGCCCTCGCCGTGGACGAGCGATTCGCCCCGCTCCTCCAGGCCCACCCGGCGACCGCACGCCTCCTCGGTGGCGGCGCGGACGGCGGTGACCGGCTGCAGCTCTTCGAGGGCATCGCCGCGCTGCTGACGGACCTCGCCGGGACGACACCCGTCCTGCTCGTGCTGGAGGACCTGCACTGGGCCGACCAGTCCTCACGGGATCTGCTGCGTTTCCTGCTCAGCCGGGCCGTGCTCCAGCACCCCGCCCCCGGCGCCCCGGCCCACCGCCTCGCCGTCTTCGCCTCGTACCGCGCGGACGACCTGCACCGCCGCCACCCGCTGCGCCCCCTGCTCGCCGAGCTGGTGCGGCTGCCCGCCGTGGAGCGGCTGGAGCTGAGGCCGATGCCGGACACGGAGGTCGCGCGGCTGGTGCGTTCGCTGCGCGCCGAACCGCTGTCCGAGGCCACGGTCGGCCGGATCGTCGAGCGGGCGGAGGGCAACGCGTTCTACGCGGAGGAGCTGCTGGCCGCGACGGCGGACGAGCCGGGGGCGGTGCTGCCGAGCGGACTGGCCGACGTCCTGCTGATCCGGATCGAGCAACTGCCCCGCGCCGCCCAGCAGGTGGTGCGCACGGCGGCGGTGGCGGGCCGCAGGGTCGGGCACGACCTGCTGCGGGACGCCGTCCAACTCCCTGAGGACGAGTTGGAGTCGGCGCTGCGGGAGGCGGTCGGCCGGCAGCTGCTGCTGCCGGGCGAGGGATCGACGTACCAGTTCCGGCACGCCCTCACCCGGGAGGCGGTCTACGCGGATCTGCTGCCGGGCGAACGGGTGCGGCTGCACGGGGTGTTCGCCGGGCTGCTGGCCCGCCGGGGCCGCGCCGGGGAGAGCGCCGAGCGCGCCCACCACTCGCGCGAGAGCCACGACCTCGCCGACGCGCTGACGGCATCCGTGGAGGCGGCCGACCACGCACACGGGATCGGAGCGCCCGCCGAGGAACTGCGGCACCTGGAGGGAGCCCTCGACCTGTGGTCGTCCGTGGGCGCCGGGGCCCGGCCCCGGGACCTCGACACGGTCACCCTCACCCTGCGCGCATCGTCCGCCGCCGCGCGCGCCGGGGACAACCACCGGGCGGTCTCCCTCACCCGCGCGGCGCTCGCCGGAGCCGGCCCGGACGCGGACTCCGAGTTGGCCGCCCGGGTGCGCTACACCCTCGCCGGTGACCTGATGCGCGTGGACAGCCTGAAGGCCGCGTTCCGGTACAGCAGTGAGGCGCTGGAGATGATCCCCGCCGAGCCTCCGTCCCGTACGTGGGTGTGGGCGGCGGCCACACATGTGATGGCGGCGCGGTACGTGGGGGAGAACGAGGAGGCCGGGCGGGTCGCGAGCGGAGCGCTGCGCGTCGCTGAGCGGCTCGAACTGGGCGACGCCCAGGCCGACCTGATCATCTCCGTGGTCGGTCTCGACCCCCGGAGCAACCGGCGTACGAGGGAGGGCCGGGCGCGGTTGCGCGACGCTCGCGAGCTGGCCCGCCGGGCGGGCAACGTCCCCGTGGAGATGCGTGCGCTGTTCAACCTCGCCACGGGTTGCTTCGAATCCGGTGACCCGGAGGAATGCCTCACCTGGCTCTCCGAGGGGCTGGACCGCGCGGGCCGCACCGGGCTCCTCTCCTCCCCGTACCCGGTGGAGATGCGCTACCTCCACTCCCTCTGCCTCTACACCCTGGGCCGCTGGGACGAGTGCGCCCGCTCGGCCGCCCACGCCGACCGGCTGCCCGCCGCGGCCGGCTACGCGGCCGGTCCCGCCCTGTACGTCGCCCTCGCCCGCGGCGACGAGAGTGCGGTGGAGCGGGCGCGGGCGCTGCTGGACGGGCCGTACGACTGGATGGCGGGCCTCGTCGCGGGCGTCGCGCTCACCGAGGCGGCCGTCCTGCGGCACGATCCGCAGGCCGCGGTCGCGCAGTTCCGTACGAGCGTCGCCGCTCTCTCCGACGAGTCCGGGTCCCGGCCCGACGTGACCGTCCGGCTTGCCGCGCTGGCCCTCGGGGCGGTCGCGGACGCGGTGGCGGAGCGGCGGTCCGCCGGGGACGAGGACGGGGTGCGGGGCTGGGCCGCGACGGGGGAGGAGTTGGTGGAGGCCGCGCGCGCCACCGCCGCCGTGGGGGAGGACGGCGATGAGCAGGGACCTGAGGGGCTGGCCTGGCTGGCGCGGGCCGAGGCGGAGTGGGCCCGGGTGCGTACCGGGCCCGATGTGGGGGCCTGGCGCAGGGCGGTGGACGCGTTCGCGTTCGGCGATCCGTACGAACGGGCCCGGTGCCGACTGCGGCTGGCGGAGGCGTTGTTGGGGGCTGGGGCCCGGGCGGAGGCGGTGGCCGAGGTCCGGGCGGTGGGGGAGACCGCCGATCGGCTGGGGGCCGTGCCGTTGCGCGCCGCCCTGGACGCGCTCGTCCGGCGGGGGCGGCTGGCGGAGGCCTCGGCGGAGAAGGACGTCCCCGCGCTCACCGCGCGGGAGAGCGATGTCCTTCGGCTGCTCGCGCTCGGGCGTACCAATCGGCAGATCGGCGACGAGCTGTTCATCACCGGGAAGACGGCGAGCGTGCATGTGTCCAACATCCTGGCCAAGTTGGGGGCGGCGAGCCGTACGGAGGCCGTGGCCATCGCGTACCGGGAGGGCCTGATCACGACTGGCTCGCCGTCCTGA
- a CDS encoding MFS transporter, giving the protein MTTNNTPAARAGRREWTALWVLMLPLLLVSMDVSVLYFAVPAISADLEPSGTQLLWIFDIYAFVLAGLLMTMGSLGDRIGRRRLLLFGAAAFGAASLVAAYANSAETLIAARAVLGVGGATLMPSTMALTRTMFTDAGQRAKAIGIWSGVMAGGVALGSVLSGVLVEYFWWGSVFLVNLPAMALLLLLGPRLLPESRNPDAGRFDLLSVPLSMAAVLPVIYGLKEIPTEGWNVRYVISLTVGLLFAALFVHRQRTTASPLISPALFRGHGFTPAVVLNLVATFGMMGSVYFTTQYLQSVLGKSALEAALWGLLPSVLVGVAAPATTLLVQRGVNRAYVVSAGFATAACGYALLTVAGTDSLWLVLAGAGVLAAGIVTVLSQMTDLALGAAPVERAGSASSLLETGQEFGGALGMAVLGSIGTALYHHEMPASAPAPARETLGGALAVAGQLPGPAAESLTAAARAAFTTGMHGAATAGAVVLMAAAVLAVGALRGVRVRDSEEEKGLVRTASQS; this is encoded by the coding sequence ATGACGACGAACAACACTCCTGCGGCGCGAGCCGGACGCCGCGAATGGACCGCCCTGTGGGTCCTGATGCTTCCGCTGCTGCTGGTCTCGATGGACGTGTCGGTGCTGTACTTCGCGGTCCCGGCGATCAGCGCGGACCTGGAACCGAGCGGCACCCAACTGCTGTGGATCTTCGACATCTACGCGTTCGTGCTGGCCGGGCTGCTGATGACGATGGGCTCCCTGGGTGACCGCATCGGCCGCCGCCGGCTCCTGCTGTTCGGCGCGGCGGCGTTCGGTGCGGCGTCGCTGGTGGCCGCGTACGCGAACAGCGCCGAGACGCTGATCGCGGCGCGCGCGGTGCTCGGTGTCGGAGGCGCGACGCTCATGCCGTCGACGATGGCGCTGACCCGGACGATGTTCACGGACGCCGGCCAGCGGGCGAAGGCGATCGGCATCTGGTCGGGTGTGATGGCGGGCGGCGTGGCGCTCGGCTCGGTGCTCAGCGGCGTACTGGTGGAGTACTTCTGGTGGGGCTCGGTCTTCCTGGTGAACCTGCCCGCGATGGCGCTGCTTCTGCTCCTCGGCCCGCGTCTGCTCCCCGAGTCGAGGAATCCGGACGCCGGCCGCTTCGACCTGCTGAGCGTCCCGCTGTCCATGGCGGCCGTCCTGCCCGTCATCTACGGCCTCAAGGAGATCCCGACGGAGGGCTGGAACGTGCGGTACGTGATCTCGCTGACCGTGGGCCTGCTCTTCGCGGCCCTGTTCGTCCACCGCCAGCGCACCACGGCCTCCCCGCTCATCTCCCCCGCGCTGTTCCGCGGCCACGGCTTCACCCCGGCGGTCGTCCTCAACCTCGTGGCGACCTTCGGGATGATGGGGTCGGTCTACTTCACCACCCAGTACCTCCAGTCCGTCCTCGGCAAGAGCGCACTGGAGGCCGCGCTGTGGGGGCTGCTCCCCTCCGTGCTGGTCGGCGTCGCCGCACCGGCCACGACGCTCCTCGTCCAGCGGGGTGTGAACCGGGCGTACGTCGTGTCCGCGGGCTTCGCGACCGCCGCGTGCGGTTACGCGCTGCTGACCGTCGCCGGCACCGATTCCCTCTGGCTGGTCCTCGCCGGCGCGGGCGTCCTGGCCGCCGGCATCGTCACCGTCCTCTCCCAGATGACCGACCTCGCCCTCGGCGCCGCCCCCGTGGAACGCGCCGGCTCCGCGTCCTCCCTCCTGGAGACCGGCCAGGAGTTCGGCGGCGCCCTCGGCATGGCCGTCCTCGGCTCCATCGGCACGGCCCTGTACCACCACGAGATGCCGGCCTCCGCGCCCGCCCCGGCCCGCGAAACCCTCGGAGGCGCCCTCGCGGTGGCCGGCCAACTGCCCGGCCCCGCGGCCGAGTCCCTGACGGCGGCCGCCCGGGCCGCCTTCACCACCGGCATGCACGGAGCGGCGACAGCGGGGGCCGTCGTGCTGATGGCGGCCGCGGTGCTGGCGGTCGGGGCGCTGCGCGGGGTGCGGGTACGGGATTCCGAGGAGGAGAAGGGCCTCGTCAGGACGGCGAGCCAGTCGTGA